The Macrobrachium nipponense isolate FS-2020 chromosome 19, ASM1510439v2, whole genome shotgun sequence genome contains a region encoding:
- the LOC135211715 gene encoding uncharacterized protein LOC135211715 yields the protein MDNAPYHSVKLDKPPTSTNTKREIISWLNSKGENPPDNYSKAELLELAKPIAASMGSVYVIDKIACGNGHKVIRLPPYHCHYNAIELIWGQIKGCVAKENHFKMADLKALLHEALSSVTEENWSNAVRHVETIILNDTANDVSINHFVEEFMINIEYSDDDC from the coding sequence ATGGACAATGCACCTTATCATTCTGTTAAACTTGATAAACCTCCAACGTCTACAAATACGAAAAGAGAAATAATATCATGGCTCAACAGCAAAGGCGAAAATCCACCAGACAATTATAGTAAAGCAGAATTATTGGAGTTAGCGAAGCCTATTGCAGCATCTATGGGTTCCGTTTATGTTATTGATAAAATAGCATGTGGCAATGGACACAAAGTTATAAGATTGCCTCCTTACCATTGTCATTATAATGCAATCGAATTGATTTGGGGGCAGATCAAGGGCTGTGTAGCAaaagagaatcattttaaaatgGCTGACTTGAAAGCTTTGCTGCATGAAGCACTTAGCTCTGTGACCGAGGAAAATTGGTCAAATGCTGTTAGGCATGTGGAGACTATCATTCTGAACGATACGGCAAATGATGTGTCAATAAATCATTTTGTAGAAGAATTCATGATAAATATAGAATATTCTGATGACGATTGTTGA